A region from the Rufibacter sp. DG15C genome encodes:
- a CDS encoding LexA family transcriptional regulator: protein MLSTNLKYLRKRENLTQVQLAEKLQIKRSLIGAYEEGRAEPKLVTLVKMAQVFNMSVDELINPELPNLSKNTNAHASNVRVLSITVDAQDRENIELVPYKASAGYLNGYADPEFMEELPKFRLPMIQGPGTYRAFEIKGDSMLPIPSGTVIVGRYVERWQDIKDGTPCIVVSLQEGIVFKRIYQKANESALRLHSDNPTYQPYEVALADVVELWEAKAYISTSFPMAEISLDRLTSLVLDLQQEVQKLKTVN, encoded by the coding sequence ATGCTTAGCACTAACTTAAAATACCTGAGAAAAAGAGAGAATTTGACGCAAGTGCAGCTTGCCGAAAAATTGCAGATAAAGCGTTCCTTGATTGGGGCGTATGAAGAGGGAAGGGCTGAACCTAAGCTGGTTACGCTGGTAAAAATGGCACAGGTGTTTAACATGTCTGTAGATGAGCTTATTAATCCTGAGCTTCCTAACCTTTCTAAAAACACCAATGCTCACGCGTCTAACGTGCGGGTATTGTCTATTACCGTAGATGCCCAAGACCGCGAAAACATTGAGTTAGTGCCTTATAAAGCCAGTGCCGGTTATTTGAATGGCTACGCAGATCCAGAGTTTATGGAGGAGCTTCCTAAATTCAGGCTGCCCATGATCCAAGGGCCAGGCACCTATCGGGCATTTGAGATTAAAGGGGATTCCATGTTGCCAATTCCATCTGGAACGGTCATAGTGGGTCGCTATGTAGAACGGTGGCAAGATATAAAAGACGGCACGCCTTGTATTGTAGTTAGTCTGCAAGAAGGCATTGTCTTCAAACGCATCTACCAAAAGGCCAATGAGTCCGCGCTTCGGTTGCACTCAGACAATCCAACGTACCAACCGTATGAGGTGGCCTTGGCAGACGTAGTGGAACTATGGGAGGCGAAAGCCTACATCAGCACCTCTTTCCCAATGGCCGAGATTTCTCTAGACCGACTAACCTCCTTGGTATTGGATCTACAACAAGAAGTGCAAAAGCTGAAGACCGTCAACTAA
- a CDS encoding pirin-like bicupin family protein — translation MIKVISAADRHHASHGWLNSYFLFSFSDYYDTNNIQWGPLRVFNDDYIKGKSGFPEHSHSEMEIVTIVLEGEIAHKDSLGNETVISAGQVQRMSAGTGISHSEKNDKDEDVHLFQLWFLPNKKGITPSYEQKSVDFLKEKNQLIPLVTGQKVLEDVVYMNSNSTVFYAHLEKDKEINFKTFQIRKGLIYVITGEMFVNGVQVEKSDQVRSMDIDALRMKASADCTFILIDVPAVEANY, via the coding sequence ATGATCAAAGTGATCTCTGCCGCAGATAGGCACCACGCCTCCCATGGATGGCTAAACTCCTATTTTCTATTCTCCTTCTCAGACTACTATGATACCAACAACATACAATGGGGCCCCTTGCGGGTGTTCAATGATGACTATATAAAAGGGAAGAGCGGCTTTCCGGAGCATTCCCACTCAGAGATGGAAATTGTCACCATTGTCTTGGAAGGTGAGATTGCGCACAAAGACAGCCTGGGCAATGAGACGGTGATTAGTGCGGGCCAGGTGCAGCGCATGTCGGCAGGCACAGGTATTTCGCATTCAGAGAAGAACGACAAAGACGAGGACGTGCATTTGTTCCAGCTATGGTTTCTGCCCAACAAGAAAGGGATTACCCCCAGCTATGAACAGAAGTCGGTTGATTTTCTGAAAGAGAAAAACCAGTTGATTCCATTGGTGACTGGACAGAAAGTGTTGGAAGATGTAGTATACATGAATTCAAATTCTACGGTGTTTTACGCTCACCTTGAAAAAGACAAGGAAATCAATTTTAAGACCTTCCAGATACGCAAAGGGTTGATCTATGTCATTACCGGCGAAATGTTTGTAAACGGCGTGCAGGTAGAAAAAAGCGACCAGGTGCGCTCCATGGACATTGATGCCCTTAGGATGAAAGCCTCAGCGGACTGCACCTTTATCTTGATTGATGTACCCGCAGTGGAAGCCAATTATTAA
- a CDS encoding zinc dependent phospholipase C family protein: MKLRLIVFAGLLSLQFLWPTIGKCYGVLTHQAIIDVAWEPSIVPILKRRFPQATAEQLKKAHAHAYGGAIIQDMGYYPFGNVFFTDLTHYSRSGDFVEALLQESTTIEEYAFALGALAHYYSDNYGHPIGTNRAVAMVYPEVKAQHGEVVTYEEDPAAHIKTEFGFDVLQVARGNYAPTAYHDFIGFEVSKELLERAFQKTYGLELKSLFVSLDLTIGTFRKSVSSLIPSLTKAAWNLKAKDIQASRQGITKRKFLYRIKKTDYHKQWGREYQRPSFFQRALSWLLGVLPKVGPNKALAFKPPTPAAEKVFMESFNVTSDKYAAQLKNLNNDKVTLLNTDLDTGDQSKIGTYGKADKTYAELLDKLAKNDFKDLPAELKKNLLTFYATAKAPATTDKEASKDWGKVQENLSKLKATSL; encoded by the coding sequence ATGAAGCTTAGACTAATAGTTTTCGCCGGCCTTCTATCCTTGCAATTTCTATGGCCAACCATTGGAAAATGCTACGGCGTCCTCACCCATCAGGCCATTATAGACGTGGCCTGGGAGCCTTCCATTGTACCCATCCTAAAACGAAGGTTCCCGCAGGCTACCGCTGAGCAATTGAAAAAGGCCCACGCGCATGCCTATGGCGGGGCCATCATCCAGGACATGGGATACTATCCCTTCGGGAACGTGTTTTTCACGGACTTGACGCACTACTCCAGAAGCGGAGATTTTGTAGAAGCATTGCTACAGGAATCCACCACCATTGAAGAATACGCCTTTGCCCTGGGGGCTTTGGCGCATTACTACTCAGACAACTATGGTCATCCCATTGGCACCAACAGGGCGGTGGCCATGGTCTACCCCGAAGTGAAAGCCCAGCACGGAGAAGTGGTGACCTATGAAGAAGACCCTGCTGCTCACATAAAAACCGAGTTTGGGTTTGACGTTTTGCAGGTGGCCAGAGGCAATTATGCGCCCACTGCCTACCATGATTTTATTGGGTTTGAAGTAAGTAAGGAATTGTTGGAGCGAGCCTTTCAGAAAACGTACGGGCTTGAGTTGAAGAGTTTGTTTGTGAGTTTGGACCTGACCATTGGCACCTTCCGGAAGTCGGTAAGTTCATTGATTCCAAGTCTGACCAAGGCTGCCTGGAACCTGAAGGCCAAGGACATCCAAGCCTCCAGACAGGGCATCACCAAACGCAAGTTCCTATACCGGATTAAGAAGACAGATTACCATAAACAGTGGGGACGCGAGTACCAACGGCCCAGTTTTTTCCAAAGGGCCTTGAGTTGGCTATTGGGCGTATTGCCAAAGGTGGGTCCCAACAAAGCATTAGCGTTTAAACCACCCACGCCCGCCGCCGAGAAAGTGTTCATGGAAAGCTTTAACGTGACGTCAGATAAGTATGCTGCCCAATTAAAGAATTTAAATAATGATAAGGTAACACTCCTCAATACGGACCTGGACACCGGTGATCAGAGCAAGATTGGCACGTATGGCAAGGCAGATAAAACCTACGCCGAGCTGTTGGACAAATTAGCCAAAAACGATTTTAAGGACCTACCTGCTGAGTTGAAGAAGAACCTGCTCACCTTTTATGCCACGGCCAAAGCCCCAGCTACTACAGACAAAGAAGCTTCTAAGGACTGGGGAAAAGTGCAGGAAAACTTATCGAAACTGAAGGCAACAAGCTTATAA